In Deltaproteobacteria bacterium, a genomic segment contains:
- a CDS encoding KamA family radical SAM protein, with protein MNNAPSPAMDDFTTDLFEDLFDSGKEGTPPDEERQAVTTLLEQAKAQGLTGPIVELFSTLERIRIEQGWTPEQLGITRNELETLASTHAGMDEHGVTIGGRVSRALPIVQQAGERIAEYLEHHASEAPSGIEVWDRILENQARIKKALGMAEDDWNSFSGQLRHAIEDVDTLAQIVDLPKKAIEDVRRVTKSYRMRLTPYYASLILPGQVNDPVLLQSVPTGEMVDNAGIEIPPVAADHSPARLVDQFYPRVLTIKATNMCAMYCTHCLRIAHIGAKDRVYGKEAYGEALDYIRAHQEIRDVLVTGGDSFVLPNSMIEWLLAELDGIDHVRLKRLGTRIPVTTPQRVDIELLDILEASNDRKPVRVVTQINTAQEITPVSKSAFQALSKRVFAVMNQAVLLKGINDSQVKMWKLCETIQEAYVRPYYVFNCSYRNPQFKHLRVPVDVGQRIVESMYGNISGDAIPRYIATAGGKIPLHRTNILGRKDGHVRMQKPWSKEKERVMYPDADPTEYASQDFGFAKYVK; from the coding sequence ATGAACAATGCACCAAGCCCCGCCATGGACGATTTCACCACGGACCTCTTCGAGGATCTCTTCGACTCTGGAAAGGAAGGAACACCTCCCGACGAGGAGCGCCAAGCCGTGACCACTCTGCTCGAACAAGCCAAAGCTCAAGGTTTGACCGGTCCGATCGTCGAACTCTTTTCCACGCTTGAACGCATCCGGATCGAACAGGGATGGACCCCGGAACAACTGGGCATTACCCGAAACGAACTGGAAACTCTGGCCTCCACCCATGCAGGGATGGACGAGCACGGTGTGACCATTGGAGGACGGGTCAGCCGGGCCCTGCCCATTGTCCAGCAGGCCGGGGAACGGATAGCCGAATACCTCGAACACCACGCCTCGGAGGCCCCGAGCGGCATCGAGGTCTGGGACCGCATCCTTGAGAACCAGGCTCGGATCAAAAAAGCCCTGGGCATGGCCGAGGACGACTGGAACTCCTTTTCAGGCCAACTGCGCCACGCCATCGAGGATGTCGACACCCTGGCTCAGATCGTCGATCTACCCAAAAAAGCCATTGAGGACGTCCGCCGGGTCACCAAGAGCTACCGCATGCGGCTGACCCCCTACTATGCGAGTCTCATCCTTCCCGGCCAGGTCAATGACCCGGTTCTTCTCCAGTCGGTGCCCACTGGCGAGATGGTCGACAACGCCGGCATCGAGATACCTCCGGTGGCCGCCGACCATTCCCCGGCCAGGCTCGTCGACCAATTCTACCCCCGGGTGCTGACCATCAAGGCCACGAACATGTGCGCCATGTACTGCACCCATTGCCTGCGCATCGCCCATATCGGGGCCAAGGACCGCGTCTACGGCAAGGAGGCCTACGGCGAGGCCTTGGACTACATCCGTGCCCATCAAGAAATCCGGGACGTCCTCGTTACCGGAGGGGACAGCTTTGTCCTGCCCAACTCCATGATCGAGTGGCTCCTGGCCGAACTGGACGGCATCGACCACGTTCGGCTAAAACGCCTGGGCACCCGCATCCCGGTGACCACTCCCCAGCGCGTCGATATCGAGCTTCTGGACATCCTGGAGGCCAGCAACGATCGAAAGCCGGTCCGCGTGGTCACCCAGATCAATACGGCCCAGGAGATCACCCCGGTTTCCAAGTCCGCCTTCCAGGCCCTGTCCAAACGGGTCTTCGCCGTCATGAACCAAGCCGTGCTTTTGAAGGGCATCAACGACTCCCAGGTCAAGATGTGGAAGCTCTGCGAAACCATCCAGGAGGCCTACGTCCGGCCGTACTACGTCTTCAACTGCAGCTACCGAAACCCCCAGTTCAAGCATCTTCGGGTCCCGGTGGATGTCGGTCAGCGCATCGTTGAAAGCATGTACGGAAACATCTCCGGCGACGCCATTCCCCGCTACATCGCCACGGCCGGAGGCAAAATCCCTCTGCACCGAACCAACATCCTCGGTCGCAAGGATGGCCACGTTCGCATGCAGAAGCCCTGGAGCAAGGAAAAGGAACGGGTTATGTACCCTGACGCCGATCCCACAGAGTACGCCAGCCAGGACTTCGGCTTCGCCAAATATGTAAAATGA